A region from the Arachis ipaensis cultivar K30076 chromosome B01, Araip1.1, whole genome shotgun sequence genome encodes:
- the LOC107610016 gene encoding uncharacterized protein LOC107610016 produces MVNYQKYWVNFDRRTPEFRKCLDELFLDIAFSQPGVKNQIRCPCPKCNNFMFKFRNEVHHHVRQWGILTSYKTWVHHGEILQDTSTIDVSDLNKIDCERENDSATYEMLYNIFRGETLGETLRDFANNVDENIEEEPHQGAKRFQRLMRDYEQSLYLDSGISRLSFIVKLFQMKCRYGWSNNSVDALLLFLKSIFPKENSCPTSFYDARKVIRDLGLDYEKIDACVNDCILFRGQAYADLDECPKCKQSRWVKGKENEKDNLRKKVPQKILRYFPLKPRLQRIFMCEQTALAIRWHKEKRLDDGVLKHAADSLAWKTFDEEHEWFARDARNIRLGVASDGFNPFGNMNISYSTWSVVLIPYNYPPWMVLKHSNWMLSLLIPSPKSPGNSIDVYLQPLIEELKELWEGGVETFDVVQRWNFKLFAAVLWTINDYLAYAMLSGWSTKGALACACCHRETSFKRLKHGHKHCYMGHRRYLPHDHPWRRNKSSFDNTRELGEAPKPLSGYDVVEEFKTFEQTEFGNNTKKRKKSEHDKVAANWKKKSIFFLV; encoded by the coding sequence ATGGTCAATTACCAGAAATATTGGGTTAATTTTGATAGGCGTACTCCTGAGTTTAGGAAGTGCCTCGATGAATTATTTTTGGATATTGCCTTCTCTCAACCCGGTGTGAAAAATCAAATACGTTGTCCTTGTCCCAAATGCAACAATTTTATGTTCAAATTTAGAAATGAAGTTCATCATCATGTGCGCCAATGGGGGATATTGACCTCTTATAAAACATGGGTGCATCATGGTGAGATACTTCAAGATACATCCACTATAGATGTGTCTGATCTAAATAAAATTGATTGTGAAAGGGAGAATGATTCTGCCACTTATGAGATGTTGTATAACATCTTTAGAGGAGAAACACTAGGGGAGACGTTGAGAGATTTCGCTAACAACGTAGATGAAAATATAGAAGAAGAACCTCATCAGGGGGCAAAGAGGTTCCAGAGGCTAATGAGGGATTATGAGCAAAGCCTGTATCTGGACAGTGGGATATCAAGGTTATCTTTCATTGTCAAGTTGTTTCAAATGAAATGTCGCTATGGATGGAGCAACAATTCAGTTGATGCTTTGTTGCTCTTTCTAAAAAGCATATTTCCAAAGGAAAATTCTTGTCCAACTTCATTTTATGATGCTCGAAAAGTGATTCGAGATTTGGGATTAGATTACGAGAAGATAGATGCTTGTGTGAATGATTGCATTTTGTTTCGGGGGCAAGCATATGCTGATCTTGATGAATGTCCAAAGTGTAAGCAATCTAGATGGGTGAAGGGGAAGGAGAATGAAAAGGATAACCTTCGGAAGAAGGTACCCCAGAAGATACTAAGATACTTTCCGTTAAAACCTAGGCTTCAAAGGATCTTCATGTGTGAACAAACAGCGCTAGCAATAAGGTGGCACAAAGAGAAACGACTTGACGATGGAGTCCTAAAACATGCAGCAGATTCGTTGGCGTGGAAGACATTCGATGAGGAGCACGAATGGTTTGCACGTGATGCTAGAAATATCAGGCTTGGAGTTGCTAGTGATGGATTCAATCCGTTCGGCAATATGAACATTTCCTATAGTACTTGGTCAGTTGTTCTCATTCCATATAACTATCCTCCTTGGAtggttttgaaacattcaaattgGATGTTATCTCTACTTATTCCAAGCCCTAAATCCCCTGGCAATTCTATTGATGTATACTTACAACCGTTAATTGAAGAGTTGAAAGAATTGTGGGAAGGGGGTGTTGAAACATTTGATGTGGTTCAGAGATGGAACTTTAAGTTGTTTGCTGCAGTTTTATGGACAATAAATGATTATCTAGCCTATGCTATGTTATCCGGTTGGAGCACTAAAGGTGCACTAGCATGTGCGTGTTGCCACAGAGAAACTAGTTTTAAGAGGCTGAAACATGGACACAAACATTGCTATATGGGTCATCGCCGCTATTTGCCGCATGATCATCCGTGGCGAAGAAATAAGAGTTCTTTCGACAATACCAGGGAACTTGGCGAAGCACCTAAACCACTTTCTGGTTATGATGTCGTAGAGGAATTCAAGACTTTTGAACAAACAGAGTTTGGGAACAAtactaaaaagagaaagaagtctGAGCATGACAAGGTGGCTgcaaattggaaaaagaaaagcaTTTTTTTTTTAGTCTGA